In one Pseudomonas sp. SCA2728.1_7 genomic region, the following are encoded:
- the aceK gene encoding bifunctional isocitrate dehydrogenase kinase/phosphatase, with product MPQQWPATDIARMILDGFDDYREHFRRITDGARERFEQARWQETQTASAARINLYEDKVGETIARLREYFDDETLMNVSCWPLVKSAYISVIDLRFDDELSETWYNSIFCGLFSHDLISDGCMFIHTTRPSLRRARAAQTRTYKPQGQLSGMLASIFADYRFSEDYADLPGDLLRLEAQLRENLPDWVCKDPELSVELFSSVLYRNKGAYLVGRIYTRDEQWPLVIPLLHREGRGIQIDALITDEADVSIIFSFTRSYFMVDVPVPAEFIGFLRRILPGKHIAELYTSIGFYKHGKSEFYRALINHLANTDDQFIMAPGVRGMVMSVFTLPGFNTVFKIIKDRFSPSKNVDRATVIEKYRLVKSVDRVGRMADTQEFADFRFPLSKFDPACLEELLEVAPSTVSVEGDTVLIRHCWTERRMTPLNLYLENANDAQVREALEDYGLAIKQLAAANIFPGDMLLKNFGVTRHGRVVFYDYDEICFLTEANFRHIPAPRTPEDEMASEPWYSIGPLDVFPEEFPPFLFADSGQRKLFDQLHGELYNADYWKSLQEAIRAGKVIDVFPYRRKGLDNE from the coding sequence ATGCCGCAGCAATGGCCAGCCACCGACATCGCCCGCATGATCCTCGATGGCTTTGACGATTACCGCGAGCATTTCCGGCGCATCACCGACGGCGCCCGGGAGCGTTTCGAGCAGGCGCGCTGGCAGGAGACGCAAACCGCGTCGGCAGCGCGGATCAACCTCTACGAAGACAAGGTCGGCGAAACCATCGCCCGTCTGCGCGAATACTTCGACGACGAAACGCTGATGAATGTCAGCTGCTGGCCGCTGGTGAAAAGTGCCTACATCAGCGTCATCGACCTGCGCTTCGACGATGAGCTGTCCGAGACCTGGTACAACTCGATTTTCTGCGGGCTGTTCAGCCATGACCTGATCAGTGACGGCTGCATGTTCATCCACACCACGCGCCCGAGCCTGCGCCGCGCCCGCGCCGCGCAAACCCGTACCTACAAACCGCAAGGGCAATTGTCGGGGATGCTCGCGAGCATTTTTGCCGACTACCGTTTCAGCGAGGATTACGCCGATCTGCCCGGCGACTTGCTTCGCCTCGAAGCGCAGCTGCGCGAGAACCTGCCGGACTGGGTGTGCAAAGATCCTGAGCTCAGTGTCGAGCTGTTTTCCTCGGTGCTGTACCGCAACAAGGGCGCGTACCTGGTCGGGCGCATTTACACCCGCGACGAGCAATGGCCGCTGGTGATCCCGCTGCTGCACCGCGAAGGGCGCGGGATCCAGATCGATGCGCTGATCACCGACGAAGCCGATGTGTCGATCATCTTCTCGTTCACCCGTTCGTACTTCATGGTCGATGTGCCGGTACCGGCGGAATTCATCGGTTTCCTGCGACGCATCCTGCCGGGCAAACACATCGCCGAGCTGTACACCTCGATCGGCTTCTACAAGCACGGCAAATCCGAGTTCTACCGAGCGCTGATCAATCATCTGGCCAACACCGACGACCAGTTCATCATGGCCCCTGGTGTACGCGGCATGGTCATGAGCGTGTTTACCCTGCCGGGTTTCAACACCGTGTTCAAAATCATCAAGGACCGTTTCTCGCCTTCGAAAAACGTCGACCGTGCCACGGTGATCGAGAAGTATCGATTGGTGAAAAGCGTCGACCGGGTAGGGCGTATGGCCGATACCCAGGAGTTCGCCGACTTCCGTTTTCCGCTGAGCAAATTCGATCCGGCGTGCCTTGAGGAATTGCTGGAAGTCGCGCCATCGACGGTTTCAGTCGAGGGCGACACCGTGTTGATCCGGCACTGCTGGACCGAACGGCGGATGACCCCGCTCAATCTGTATCTGGAAAACGCCAACGATGCGCAGGTACGTGAGGCGCTGGAGGATTACGGCCTGGCGATCAAGCAATTGGCGGCGGCGAACATCTTTCCCGGTGACATGCTGCTGAAAAACTTCGGCGTCACCCGGCACGGGCGGGTGGTGTTTTATGACTACGACGAAATCTGCTTCCTGACCGAGGCCAACTTCCGTCACATTCCCGCGCCGCGCACGCCGGAGGACGAAATGGCCTCCGAACCGTGGTATTCGATCGGGCCGCTGGATGTGTTTCCCGAGGAGTTTCCGCCGTTCCTGTTTGCCGATTCGGGGCAGCGAAAGTTGTTCGATCAGCTGCATGGCGAGTTGTATAACGCCGATTACTGGAAGAGTTTGCAGGAGGCGATTCGGGCGGGGAAGGTCATTGATGTTTTCCCGTATCGGCGTAAAGGCCTCGACAACGAGTAG
- a CDS encoding methyl-accepting chemotaxis protein, with translation MSIRNLRIGLRASLSFAVLASLLVVVGLFGLGQMKTLRESAAVIEESWMPSIESIHDAAANIASIRLESLRLIAVTQPAVRDRSKSILKAQREELLKRLNDHKALIASDQEQAMLDGLNAAVGKYLSILDQIVSQIDAGQNEQAATRLSNELAPQGTVLDKTLEQMISLNQQGADDAADAAAAMYERALWIVASIIVVALIATLLLAWLLTRSITTPINQALDVARRIAAGNLSGEIISSGKDEAAQLLEALAEMQGNLRSTIRGISESAQQLASAAEEMSSVMEQSTRGLQQQNDQIEQAATAVTEMSTAVDEVAANAVSSAEASAASNEDSKHGHVQVSETISSIQELVDAVLGASAQAEGLATQAQDISKVLEVIRGIAGQTNLLALNAAIEAARAGEAGRGFAVVADEVRSLAQRTQNSTEEIELMISSIQQGTGATVGALQSSAEQAGQTLRRANSAGQALEKITASISQINQRNLVIASAAEQQALVAREVDQNLVTIRDLSTQTAAGATQTSAASQELSRLAVDLNGLVTRFVI, from the coding sequence ATGTCTATCCGGAATCTGCGCATAGGTTTGCGCGCCAGTTTGAGCTTTGCCGTTTTGGCCAGTCTGCTGGTGGTGGTCGGCCTGTTCGGTCTGGGCCAGATGAAAACCCTGCGCGAAAGTGCAGCGGTGATCGAAGAATCGTGGATGCCGAGTATCGAGAGCATTCATGACGCGGCGGCGAATATCGCCAGCATCCGCCTCGAATCCTTGCGTCTGATCGCCGTCACCCAACCCGCGGTGCGCGACCGAAGCAAAAGCATCCTCAAGGCGCAACGCGAGGAGTTGCTCAAGCGCCTCAACGACCACAAAGCCTTGATCGCCAGTGATCAGGAACAGGCGATGCTCGACGGCTTGAACGCGGCCGTCGGCAAATACCTGAGCATTCTCGATCAGATTGTCAGCCAGATTGACGCGGGGCAGAACGAGCAGGCTGCCACGCGTTTGAGCAACGAACTGGCACCGCAGGGCACTGTGCTCGACAAGACGCTGGAGCAGATGATCAGCCTCAATCAACAAGGTGCAGACGACGCCGCCGATGCCGCCGCAGCCATGTATGAACGGGCATTGTGGATCGTCGCGTCGATCATCGTGGTCGCCCTGATTGCCACCTTGCTATTGGCCTGGCTGCTGACCCGCAGCATCACCACCCCGATCAATCAGGCACTGGATGTCGCGCGGCGCATTGCTGCCGGCAATCTCAGTGGCGAAATTATCAGTAGCGGTAAAGATGAAGCCGCGCAGTTGCTCGAAGCCCTCGCCGAGATGCAAGGCAATCTGCGCTCGACCATCCGCGGTATCAGCGAATCAGCGCAGCAATTGGCTTCCGCTGCCGAGGAAATGAGTTCGGTGATGGAGCAAAGCACCCGCGGTCTGCAACAGCAGAACGACCAGATCGAACAAGCTGCCACCGCGGTCACCGAGATGAGCACGGCGGTGGACGAAGTCGCTGCCAACGCCGTGTCCAGCGCCGAGGCGTCTGCCGCATCCAACGAGGACAGCAAGCACGGCCACGTGCAGGTCAGCGAAACGATCAGCTCGATTCAGGAGCTGGTCGATGCGGTACTCGGTGCTTCCGCACAAGCCGAGGGCCTGGCCACGCAGGCACAGGACATCAGCAAAGTGCTGGAGGTGATTCGCGGGATTGCCGGGCAGACCAATCTGTTGGCGCTCAATGCGGCGATCGAAGCGGCGCGCGCCGGTGAAGCCGGGCGCGGTTTTGCCGTGGTCGCCGATGAAGTGCGTTCGCTGGCGCAACGCACGCAGAATTCCACCGAAGAAATCGAGCTGATGATCAGCAGCATCCAGCAAGGCACCGGGGCAACCGTTGGCGCGTTGCAGAGCAGTGCCGAGCAGGCGGGTCAGACGTTGCGCCGCGCCAACAGTGCCGGTCAGGCACTGGAAAAAATCACCGCGTCGATCTCGCAGATCAACCAACGCAACCTGGTGATCGCCAGCGCGGCCGAGCAGCAGGCACTGGTGGCGCGTGAGGTCGATCAGAATCTGGTGACCATCCGTGACCTCTCGACCCAAACCGCCGCTGGCGCCACTCAGACCTCAGCTGCAAGCCAGGAACTGTCGCGTCTGGCGGTCGATCTCAACGGTCTGGTGACACGCTTTGTGATCTGA
- a CDS encoding DMT family transporter, producing the protein MSPVDIFRMLSLAAIWGASFLFMRIIAPVIGTIPTGFFRVSIAAVGLLVILGLMRVRWDFKGKLKTVMLLGVINSGIPATLYSVAAQVLPAGYSAIFNATTPLMGVLIGGLFFSEKLTAAKLGGVFLGLFGVGVLTRAGPVAFDMQLLMGALACLLATTCYGFAGFLARRWLDQAGGLDSRLSALGSMLGATLFLLPLFGYSVITSPPVSWGGWNVWLSLLGLGLGCTAFAYIIYFRLLSSIGPVKSMTVTFMIPPFGVLWGALLLDEPLSMAHIYGGVLIAAALWLVLKPAVVKPSQVTAR; encoded by the coding sequence GTGAGCCCTGTCGATATTTTCCGTATGTTGTCGCTGGCAGCCATCTGGGGCGCGAGCTTTCTTTTCATGCGCATTATTGCGCCGGTGATTGGCACGATTCCGACCGGGTTCTTTCGCGTATCGATTGCGGCCGTTGGCCTGCTGGTGATCCTCGGGCTGATGCGCGTGCGCTGGGATTTCAAAGGCAAACTGAAAACCGTGATGCTGCTGGGCGTGATCAACTCAGGGATTCCGGCGACGCTGTATTCGGTTGCTGCCCAGGTTTTGCCGGCCGGTTATTCGGCGATTTTCAACGCCACCACGCCGCTGATGGGCGTGCTGATTGGCGGATTGTTCTTCAGTGAAAAACTCACCGCAGCCAAACTCGGCGGGGTGTTCCTCGGCCTGTTCGGTGTTGGCGTGCTGACCCGCGCCGGTCCCGTGGCATTTGACATGCAGCTGTTGATGGGCGCCCTCGCCTGCTTGCTGGCGACCACTTGTTATGGTTTTGCCGGTTTCCTCGCGCGTCGCTGGCTGGATCAGGCCGGTGGACTGGACAGCCGATTGTCGGCGCTGGGCAGCATGCTCGGTGCGACGTTGTTCCTGTTGCCGTTGTTCGGCTACAGCGTGATCACGTCACCGCCGGTCAGTTGGGGCGGCTGGAATGTCTGGTTGTCGCTGTTGGGCCTGGGTCTGGGCTGCACGGCGTTTGCCTACATCATTTACTTCCGCCTGCTCAGCTCGATCGGCCCGGTGAAATCGATGACGGTGACCTTCATGATTCCGCCGTTCGGGGTGTTGTGGGGGGCTTTGCTGCTGGATGAGCCGTTGTCGATGGCGCACATTTATGGCGGGGTGTTGATTGCTGCGGCGTTGTGGTTGGTGTTGAAGCCGGCGGTAGTGAAACCTTCGCAGGTAACAGCCCGCTAG
- a CDS encoding DMT family transporter: protein MFVLSKKSALAATSTSLFVLLWSSGAIFSKWGLAHASPFAFLLIRFAIAFCGLVLLAPLLKLKLPKGGKPMLFAIATGVVLLGAYQIFYLLALNTKVTPGVMATIMGVQPILTVVLMERQRSASRMFGLALGLAGLIMVVYQGIGLAGMSWAGMLFGLLALASMTLGSIMQKRITDNPLGTLPVQYLAGLLLCGIFVPFQPFHFEHSTGFIVPVLWMGLVVSVLATLLLYRLIARGNLVNVTSLFYLVPAVTAVMDYLIFGNRLAALSVLGMLLIVVGLAFVFRERG, encoded by the coding sequence ATGTTTGTCCTGTCGAAAAAATCCGCGCTCGCGGCGACGTCCACGAGCCTGTTCGTTCTGCTGTGGAGCAGCGGTGCGATCTTCTCCAAATGGGGTTTGGCCCACGCTTCGCCGTTTGCCTTTCTGTTGATTCGTTTCGCGATTGCCTTTTGCGGACTCGTGCTGCTGGCGCCGTTGCTGAAGCTGAAGCTGCCCAAGGGCGGCAAACCGATGCTGTTTGCGATTGCCACGGGTGTGGTGTTGTTGGGGGCCTATCAGATTTTCTATCTACTGGCGCTCAACACCAAAGTCACTCCGGGCGTGATGGCGACCATCATGGGCGTGCAGCCGATTCTCACCGTGGTGTTGATGGAGCGGCAGCGCTCCGCGAGCCGGATGTTCGGGCTGGCGCTGGGGCTGGCTGGTCTGATCATGGTGGTTTATCAGGGCATCGGTCTGGCCGGGATGTCATGGGCGGGGATGCTGTTTGGTCTGCTGGCGCTGGCGAGCATGACGCTGGGCTCGATCATGCAGAAACGCATCACCGACAATCCCCTCGGTACACTGCCGGTGCAATATCTGGCCGGGCTGTTGTTGTGCGGGATTTTCGTGCCGTTTCAGCCGTTCCATTTTGAACACAGCACAGGTTTTATCGTGCCGGTGTTGTGGATGGGGCTGGTGGTCTCGGTGCTGGCGACGTTGTTGCTGTATCGACTGATCGCGCGGGGCAATCTGGTGAATGTCACCAGTCTGTTCTATCTGGTGCCGGCGGTGACGGCGGTGATGGACTATCTGATTTTCGGCAATCGCCTGGCGGCGTTGAGTGTGCTGGGGATGCTGTTGATTGTGGTCGGCCTGGCATTTGTGTTTCGTGAAAGGGGGTAA